A window from Halomicrobium urmianum encodes these proteins:
- a CDS encoding YciE/YciF ferroxidase family protein has product MQTPQELFVHELQDVYAAELALAEALDRMSREWTTQEVRQAFRTHRAETQTHVNRLQEVFGTIGQQPADVRCEGIDGIVAEHESFVGRRQPTAEMHALFDVGVGQRAEHYEVAAYEELVRIANVLGLNRVAQLLEANLADERQQLERLTDIAGSFAQSQAAQRAREQVQGGQERGAWGLGRPSRQGQPSRGGRAQSSEEGES; this is encoded by the coding sequence ATGCAAACGCCCCAGGAGCTGTTCGTCCACGAACTGCAGGACGTCTACGCCGCCGAACTGGCGCTCGCGGAGGCGCTCGATCGCATGTCCCGCGAGTGGACGACCCAGGAGGTACGGCAGGCGTTCCGGACCCACCGCGCCGAGACGCAGACGCACGTCAACCGGCTGCAGGAAGTCTTCGGCACGATCGGTCAGCAGCCGGCGGACGTCCGCTGCGAGGGGATCGACGGCATCGTCGCGGAGCACGAGAGCTTCGTGGGGCGGCGTCAGCCGACGGCCGAGATGCACGCGCTGTTCGACGTCGGCGTCGGCCAGCGGGCCGAGCACTACGAGGTCGCTGCCTACGAGGAGCTGGTCCGGATAGCCAACGTGCTCGGACTGAACCGGGTGGCCCAGCTGCTGGAGGCCAACCTCGCGGACGAGCGCCAGCAGCTGGAGCGGCTCACCGACATCGCCGGCTCGTTCGCGCAGTCCCAGGCCGCACAGCGCGCCCGCGAACAGGTACAGGGCGGTCAGGAGCGAGGTGCTTGGGGGCTGGGACGGCCGTCCAGGCAGGGCCAGCCGTCACGGGGCGGGCGGGCGCAGTCGTCCGAAGAAGGCGAGTCCTGA
- a CDS encoding phytoene/squalene synthase family protein — MVDADSVRTAKAVQQRTGRTFHLATRLLPERIRRPTYVLYAFFRVADEVVDRTDDTPASVRRERLEQIRSAVLDDASTDDPVIAAFRSLCADGDVDDEEVAVFLDAMESDVDRARYDTFADLREYMRGSAVAVGNMMMTVMDVPDPEAARPHAAALAEAFQLTNFLRDVREDVRDYGRVYLPQETLAEHGVTEADLADANVTEGFRDAMADELSRAERLYREGVAGIRYLPADCRFAVLLSATLYAEHHRLIRDRDYDVLTATPELSRGRRLRVLARTWWHWWRRPDPEAAFYAASPVPEWSSDTDPPVGVPDPGHPV; from the coding sequence ATGGTAGACGCGGACTCGGTCAGGACGGCCAAGGCCGTCCAGCAGCGAACCGGCCGGACCTTCCACCTGGCGACGCGGCTCCTCCCGGAGCGGATCCGCCGTCCGACGTACGTGCTCTACGCGTTCTTCCGGGTCGCCGACGAGGTCGTCGACCGGACGGACGACACGCCGGCGTCCGTCCGGCGGGAGCGCCTCGAGCAGATCCGGTCAGCCGTGCTGGACGACGCCTCGACCGACGACCCGGTGATCGCGGCGTTCCGATCGCTGTGTGCCGACGGCGACGTCGACGACGAGGAGGTGGCCGTGTTCCTCGACGCGATGGAGAGCGACGTCGACCGGGCCCGCTACGACACCTTCGCCGACCTCCGGGAGTACATGCGCGGCTCGGCCGTCGCCGTCGGCAACATGATGATGACCGTCATGGACGTTCCCGACCCCGAGGCCGCACGGCCCCACGCCGCCGCCCTGGCTGAGGCCTTCCAGCTCACCAACTTCCTCCGCGACGTCCGCGAGGACGTCCGTGACTACGGCCGGGTCTACCTGCCGCAGGAGACGCTGGCCGAGCACGGCGTCACGGAGGCGGACCTGGCCGACGCGAACGTCACCGAGGGGTTCCGGGACGCGATGGCGGACGAGCTCTCGCGGGCCGAGCGGCTGTACCGCGAGGGGGTCGCCGGCATCCGCTATCTGCCGGCGGACTGCCGATTCGCCGTCCTCCTGTCGGCCACGCTGTACGCGGAGCACCACCGGCTCATCAGGGATCGCGACTACGACGTCCTGACCGCGACGCCGGAGCTGTCCCGCGGTCGCCGGCTTCGCGTCCTCGCCCGCACCTGGTGGCACTGGTGGCGCAGGCCGGACCCGGAAGCGGCCTTCTACGCGGCCAGCCCCGTTCCGGAGTGGTCGAGCGACACCGACCCGCCCGTCGGCGTCCCGGACCCCGGGCATCCGGTCTGA
- a CDS encoding RNB domain-containing ribonuclease: MSNEDAQAQAGTPEGQGPVEIDEEMARHLENKREELFEKFEIPDAFPPEVMEEAEARTEDVQAEIQSAVDERRDLRDMTTWTTDPIDAQDFDDALSIEERDEEYVLWVHIADVTHYVNPDTAMWDSAVERANTVYLPGYTVHMLPPILAETVCSLVPNEDRLAHTVEMHLDKENLGYETIDIYKSVIRSDARLTYTEAENILDEPAAADDVLEDTEVDLAEKTELVWELADAMHEQRKEEGSLVLNPRRDRAHTIIEECMLKANKAVTHELMWDRGVEAMYRVHPQPSPEEWNEALQEIQELDGVSVPGEAWDDPRKAVNATLEEAPERQLDKIQWAVMKVMPRAKYMNDPFGGHHALNFEIYGHFTSPIRRLSDLINHWIVHTNDVPEDLIALCDRASDKQQDAEQCEREYKQFLEEVGLDPSAVNNRGIEVVDEA, encoded by the coding sequence ATGAGCAACGAGGACGCACAGGCCCAGGCGGGGACGCCGGAGGGCCAGGGCCCCGTCGAGATCGACGAGGAGATGGCCCGTCACCTCGAGAACAAGCGCGAGGAGCTGTTCGAGAAGTTCGAGATCCCGGACGCGTTCCCGCCGGAGGTCATGGAGGAGGCCGAGGCACGCACCGAGGACGTCCAGGCGGAGATCCAGTCGGCGGTCGACGAGCGCCGGGACCTGCGGGACATGACGACCTGGACGACCGACCCCATCGACGCCCAGGACTTCGACGACGCCCTCTCGATCGAGGAGCGCGACGAGGAGTACGTGCTGTGGGTCCACATCGCGGACGTGACTCACTACGTGAACCCCGACACCGCGATGTGGGACTCCGCCGTCGAGCGGGCGAACACGGTCTACCTCCCGGGGTATACGGTCCACATGCTGCCGCCGATCCTCGCCGAGACGGTCTGCTCGCTGGTGCCTAACGAGGACCGGCTGGCCCACACCGTCGAGATGCACCTCGACAAGGAGAACCTCGGCTACGAGACCATCGACATCTACAAGTCCGTCATCCGGTCGGACGCCCGCCTGACCTACACCGAGGCCGAGAACATACTCGACGAGCCGGCGGCCGCCGACGACGTCCTCGAGGACACCGAGGTCGACCTGGCGGAGAAGACCGAACTCGTCTGGGAGCTGGCCGACGCGATGCACGAGCAGCGCAAGGAGGAGGGCTCGCTCGTCCTCAACCCTCGCCGGGACCGCGCGCACACCATCATCGAGGAGTGCATGCTCAAGGCCAACAAGGCCGTCACGCACGAGCTCATGTGGGACCGCGGCGTCGAGGCGATGTACCGCGTCCACCCCCAGCCCTCGCCGGAGGAGTGGAACGAGGCCCTTCAGGAAATCCAGGAGCTGGACGGCGTCTCCGTCCCGGGCGAGGCCTGGGACGACCCCCGCAAGGCCGTCAACGCCACGCTGGAGGAGGCCCCCGAGCGCCAGCTCGACAAGATCCAGTGGGCCGTCATGAAGGTGATGCCGCGCGCGAAGTACATGAACGACCCCTTCGGCGGCCACCACGCGCTCAACTTCGAGATCTACGGCCACTTTACCTCGCCCATCCGCCGCCTCTCGGACCTGATCAACCACTGGATCGTCCACACCAACGACGTCCCCGAGGACCTGATCGCCCTCTGCGACCGCGCCAGCGACAAGCAGCAGGACGCCGAACAGTGCGAGCGGGAGTACAAGCAGTTCCTCGAGGAGGTCGGACTCGACCCGTCGGCGGTCAACAACCGCGGGATAGAGGTCGTCGACGAGGCGTAG
- a CDS encoding cell division protein SepF, with protein MGLMSKILGDSGPSRQTEDYVELNADDFDASAGEADRQVRIARIGEKGDVIDIKDAVYDGDIVIADITRHSTQDRTMEHISDELKQVADEVGGDIVQKDDDQLIITPSGVAISRERLGR; from the coding sequence ATGGGATTGATGAGCAAAATCCTCGGGGACTCGGGGCCGTCCCGGCAGACCGAGGACTACGTCGAACTGAACGCCGACGACTTCGACGCGTCGGCCGGGGAGGCCGATCGCCAGGTCCGGATCGCTCGCATCGGGGAGAAGGGCGACGTCATCGACATCAAGGACGCGGTGTACGACGGCGACATCGTCATCGCGGACATCACCCGCCACAGCACGCAGGACCGGACGATGGAGCACATCAGCGACGAACTCAAGCAGGTGGCCGACGAGGTGGGCGGCGACATCGTCCAGAAGGACGACGACCAGCTCATCATCACGCCGTCCGGCGTGGCGATCAGCCGCGAGCGCCTCGGTCGCTGA
- a CDS encoding winged helix-turn-helix transcriptional regulator: protein MEGMGDNTTNRVGASRPLTTTATILGKKWHPLIVAELLEAGPLGFNDLKERVTGISDKVLSESLDDLEERDLVERTVLDDKPVRVEYSLTEWGEQLELVVTVMEKWGERYLDARDE from the coding sequence ATGGAAGGGATGGGGGACAACACGACGAACAGGGTCGGGGCCTCCCGGCCGCTGACCACGACAGCCACCATTCTTGGGAAGAAGTGGCACCCGCTCATCGTCGCCGAACTGCTCGAGGCCGGACCGCTGGGGTTCAACGACCTGAAGGAACGCGTGACCGGCATCTCCGACAAGGTGCTCTCCGAGAGCCTCGACGACCTGGAGGAGCGCGACCTCGTCGAGCGGACGGTACTCGACGACAAGCCAGTCAGGGTGGAGTACTCCCTGACCGAGTGGGGCGAACAGCTCGAACTGGTAGTCACCGTCATGGAGAAGTGGGGGGAACGCTACCTCGACGCGCGGGACGAGTAA
- a CDS encoding 50S ribosomal protein L15e, producing the protein MAKSAYSYIRDAWKDPDDGKLAELQWQRQQDWRDQGSVVRIERPTRLDKARSLGYKAKQGIVVARVSVRKGGARKERFTAGRRSKRQGVTRVTRRKDIQRVAEERATRTFPNLRVLSSYWVGEDGRQKWHEVILVDPEHPAIQNDDDLNWICEDDQAERALRGITGAGRRNRGLSEKGTGSEHTRPSLSANRGRGK; encoded by the coding sequence ATGGCTAAGAGCGCATATTCGTACATCCGGGACGCCTGGAAGGACCCGGACGACGGCAAGCTCGCGGAACTGCAGTGGCAGCGACAGCAAGACTGGCGCGACCAGGGCTCGGTCGTTCGCATCGAGCGCCCGACCCGCCTCGACAAGGCCCGCTCGCTCGGCTACAAGGCCAAGCAGGGCATCGTCGTCGCGCGCGTCTCCGTCCGCAAGGGCGGGGCCCGCAAGGAGCGGTTCACGGCCGGGCGCCGCTCGAAGCGCCAGGGCGTGACCCGCGTCACTCGCCGCAAGGACATCCAGCGCGTCGCGGAGGAACGGGCCACCCGCACGTTCCCCAACCTGCGCGTGCTGAGCAGCTACTGGGTGGGCGAGGACGGCCGCCAGAAGTGGCACGAGGTCATCCTCGTCGACCCCGAACACCCCGCGATCCAGAACGACGACGACCTCAACTGGATCTGCGAGGACGACCAGGCCGAGCGCGCGCTGCGCGGCATCACCGGCGCCGGCCGCCGCAACCGCGGCCTGAGCGAGAAGGGTACGGGCAGCGAGCACACCCGCCCGAGCCTCTCGGCCAACCGCGGCCGCGGCAAGTAA
- a CDS encoding GNAT family N-acetyltransferase, which yields MTDVTTRTVGTIDDVNENQLNTLVEQAEQGSIFHRHEWLAAHEAAIDHDPYHVVVTKGNNPVAFLPNFVRDVPVPTAVAERALDALAIRMVSPPKPGYGGPVFVGNERETIDRLFSPSRDGHDARFLLHRIQGFDSELVRYSKQLYAMGYEPRMQQSLHFLSLQDDWETIRENMDAERRKALRKATDQDHEVTVAPLADDLDRTYEMYVANMHRIDGEILPRKFFQELADRIGDRVQVFRASVDGRDVGRYVHVLDDESGVLHHWLTAIADESDFQYYPSELLHGRAIPWGIERGYDRYSFGISSPHFDDSIFRFKDKFGATAEPLFRWEKGLLPGMWHAYDAGRAWYLRKDLDGDLAEG from the coding sequence ATGACAGACGTAACCACGCGCACCGTTGGCACGATCGACGACGTCAACGAGAACCAGCTCAACACGCTCGTCGAACAGGCCGAACAGGGCTCGATCTTTCACAGGCACGAGTGGCTCGCCGCCCACGAGGCGGCCATCGACCACGACCCCTACCACGTCGTCGTGACGAAGGGGAACAACCCGGTGGCCTTCCTGCCGAACTTCGTCCGCGACGTTCCCGTGCCGACCGCCGTCGCCGAACGCGCCCTCGACGCCCTCGCGATCAGGATGGTCTCGCCCCCGAAGCCCGGCTACGGCGGGCCCGTCTTCGTCGGGAACGAGCGCGAGACCATCGATCGGCTGTTCTCCCCGTCGAGAGACGGCCACGACGCCCGGTTTCTCCTCCACCGCATCCAGGGCTTCGACTCGGAGCTCGTCCGCTACAGCAAACAGCTCTACGCGATGGGGTACGAGCCCCGGATGCAGCAGTCGCTGCACTTCCTCTCGCTGCAGGACGACTGGGAGACGATCAGGGAGAACATGGACGCCGAGCGCCGGAAGGCGCTGCGCAAGGCCACCGATCAGGACCACGAGGTGACCGTCGCCCCGCTGGCGGACGACCTTGACCGCACCTACGAGATGTACGTCGCCAACATGCACCGGATCGACGGGGAAATCCTCCCCCGGAAGTTCTTTCAGGAACTCGCGGACCGCATCGGCGACCGGGTCCAGGTGTTCAGGGCGTCCGTCGACGGACGTGACGTCGGCCGGTACGTCCACGTCCTCGACGACGAGAGCGGCGTCCTCCACCACTGGCTGACGGCGATCGCCGACGAGTCCGACTTCCAGTACTACCCCTCGGAACTGCTCCACGGGCGTGCGATCCCGTGGGGGATCGAGCGGGGCTACGACCGGTACAGCTTCGGCATCTCCAGTCCCCACTTCGACGACTCCATCTTCAGGTTCAAGGACAAGTTCGGGGCCACCGCGGAGCCGCTGTTCAGGTGGGAGAAGGGACTGCTGCCCGGGATGTGGCACGCCTACGACGCCGGGCGGGCGTGGTACCTGCGCAAGGACCTCGACGGCGACCTCGCCGAGGGGTGA
- a CDS encoding succinylglutamate desuccinylase/aspartoacylase domain-containing protein has protein sequence MFDGNVSPDVSVVGPGDHDDPDVAVMVSVHGDEFAGPRAVYRFLDEDPDLQRPVKFVVANPPAAVSDLRYLDVDLNRVVPGDPDSEDRERRLAAQIVEEIEGCLTLSIHTTHATPEPLAFLHAGFPDALAAAADLPLDHVVEEGRVLEGVFASRGVVSVETGMARSDAATSNARKIVRAFLRHADALEGEPRGADRETRYYEIYQMATKPSSTDDYRLLVENFRPVEAGETYAEYEDQRLVAEEDFVPVLMSVHGYPDIFGYKGREVGRTLEAAREAWIDNE, from the coding sequence ATGTTCGACGGGAACGTCTCTCCGGACGTGTCCGTGGTCGGTCCCGGCGACCACGACGATCCCGATGTGGCCGTCATGGTCAGTGTCCACGGCGACGAGTTCGCCGGCCCGCGCGCGGTCTACCGCTTCCTCGACGAGGATCCCGACCTCCAGCGTCCGGTCAAGTTCGTCGTCGCCAACCCGCCCGCGGCCGTCTCGGACCTCCGGTACCTCGACGTCGACCTGAACCGCGTCGTCCCGGGCGATCCCGATTCAGAGGATCGCGAGCGCCGCCTCGCCGCACAGATCGTCGAAGAGATCGAGGGCTGCCTGACCCTCTCGATCCACACCACCCACGCCACGCCGGAGCCGCTGGCCTTCCTCCACGCCGGCTTTCCCGACGCTCTGGCGGCCGCCGCGGACCTCCCGCTCGACCACGTCGTCGAGGAGGGCCGGGTCCTGGAGGGCGTGTTCGCCTCCCGCGGCGTGGTCTCCGTCGAGACCGGCATGGCCCGCTCGGACGCCGCGACGAGCAACGCCCGGAAGATCGTCCGCGCGTTCCTGCGGCACGCCGACGCCCTCGAGGGCGAGCCCCGCGGCGCGGATCGGGAGACCCGCTACTACGAGATCTACCAGATGGCGACGAAGCCGTCCAGTACCGACGACTACCGCCTCCTCGTGGAGAACTTCCGACCGGTCGAAGCCGGAGAGACCTACGCGGAGTACGAGGACCAGCGCCTCGTCGCCGAGGAGGACTTCGTTCCCGTGCTCATGTCGGTCCACGGCTATCCCGACATCTTCGGGTACAAGGGCCGCGAGGTCGGCCGGACTCTCGAAGCGGCGCGAGAGGCGTGGATCGATAACGAGTGA
- a CDS encoding RNA-binding protein produces the protein MDVKSRHHLRDDAVDEIETAVAEHLGVELDAESYEKVEFEDSDWNVVLLDGEPLVLYVGGEAGAASSGSGEAATDETEPFLTVQGANEYPPERGVVTVDAGAVSFVSDGADVMRPGIVEADDGIDEGDLVAINEEAHGKFLAVGRAMTDGDDMVGDSGKVVKSIHHVGDDLFEFTV, from the coding sequence ATGGACGTCAAGTCGCGTCACCACCTCCGCGACGACGCGGTCGACGAGATCGAGACCGCCGTCGCGGAGCACCTCGGAGTCGAACTGGACGCCGAGAGCTACGAGAAAGTCGAGTTCGAGGACAGCGACTGGAACGTCGTCCTCCTGGACGGGGAGCCCCTCGTCCTGTACGTGGGCGGCGAGGCGGGAGCCGCCTCGAGTGGGAGCGGCGAAGCCGCGACCGACGAGACGGAACCGTTCCTGACGGTCCAGGGCGCCAACGAGTACCCGCCCGAGCGCGGCGTCGTCACCGTCGACGCCGGCGCCGTCTCGTTCGTCTCAGACGGCGCCGACGTGATGCGGCCCGGCATCGTCGAGGCCGACGATGGCATCGATGAGGGCGATCTGGTGGCGATCAACGAAGAGGCTCACGGGAAGTTCCTCGCCGTCGGCCGCGCCATGACCGACGGCGACGACATGGTCGGCGACAGCGGCAAGGTCGTGAAGTCCATCCACCACGTCGGCGACGACCTCTTCGAGTTCACCGTCTGA
- a CDS encoding integrin alpha, with protein MSHPALSQSDQATAPLSGERGLGAAETTLLGERANETSGWSVATGDVNDDGRTDLLIGAPQSDLSEDLAGAAYLFYGPVEAGDVSLSDADATFVGEATGDAAGWSVAVGDVDGTDGDEVVIGAPGRDTAAGSSAGVVYVVEADGSADGTQSLSDAGYALAGTSESASAGFAVATPENGTGLLVGAPGQDEAVGAAYYVSDPSTGDTLGDAAARYSGESPGDEAGTSVAFVGDTGGDGASDALIGAPGYDGDAGAAYLLSGVADRSGQIDLAGADARHEGDGGERAGASVAGEFDYDDDGRDDYAVGAPGADAAGTDAGAAYVVFGSSDPEGSNSLSDADVRLTGEAAGDEAGYSVSAAGSGDVTCDGVDDLLVGAPGSDAAATNAGAAYIVAGGTDEANRSLADAQATLLGEADGDRAGRAVADGEDLNGDGDEDVVIGAPYNDPHPDAGATYVVHGDCAAEDTATEKDTETRERTGTPKDTETPEKTPTKTETTERTPKDTETREKTPEDTATPAADTPTETRTEADTPTDHETAAETETPKGTPTEAPTEKPATQTQEAETPTEKPETPGELPETPTEKPETPTEEPETPDTPDTPDTPDTPDKPDTPDKPDTPDTPDTPDTPDTPDTPTDTPDTPTDTPETPTDTPETPTDTPETPTDTPDTPTDTPDTPTDTPETPTDTPETPTDTPDTPTDTPETPTDTPATPTDTPETPTEDDRAAISYVLLCTTDEGAPSVGGAGSGDCPSGEPFVRWEWTGSTFAPEGDSAGTSVTATEFKEPGEPVAATWSSSTYEVTGAVVGAGGETCTYGGGSGDLPQSGTVESCPGSAGQ; from the coding sequence ATGAGTCACCCGGCACTGTCCCAGAGCGATCAGGCGACGGCGCCGCTCAGCGGGGAGCGCGGTCTCGGCGCGGCCGAGACGACGCTGCTCGGCGAGCGCGCGAACGAGACGTCGGGCTGGTCGGTCGCGACGGGTGACGTGAACGACGACGGGCGAACCGACCTGCTGATCGGCGCGCCCCAGAGCGACCTGAGCGAGGACCTGGCCGGTGCCGCGTACCTGTTCTACGGACCAGTCGAGGCGGGCGACGTCTCCCTCTCAGACGCCGACGCGACGTTCGTCGGCGAAGCGACCGGCGACGCCGCAGGCTGGTCGGTCGCCGTCGGCGACGTCGACGGGACGGACGGCGACGAGGTCGTGATCGGTGCGCCCGGTCGGGACACCGCTGCCGGCTCCAGCGCCGGGGTCGTCTACGTCGTCGAGGCGGACGGGAGCGCAGACGGCACGCAGTCGCTCTCGGACGCCGGCTACGCGCTGGCGGGGACGAGCGAGAGCGCGTCGGCGGGCTTCGCCGTCGCGACCCCGGAGAACGGCACCGGGCTACTCGTCGGTGCCCCCGGCCAGGACGAAGCCGTCGGGGCCGCGTACTACGTCAGCGACCCGTCGACCGGCGATACCCTGGGTGACGCCGCGGCGAGGTACAGTGGGGAATCACCCGGCGACGAAGCTGGCACGTCGGTCGCGTTCGTCGGTGACACCGGCGGCGACGGTGCCAGTGACGCACTGATCGGTGCGCCGGGATACGACGGCGACGCGGGCGCGGCGTACCTGCTCTCCGGCGTCGCTGATCGGTCCGGGCAGATCGACTTGGCCGGCGCCGACGCCCGACACGAGGGCGACGGCGGCGAGCGTGCGGGCGCATCGGTCGCCGGCGAGTTCGACTACGACGACGACGGACGCGACGACTACGCCGTCGGTGCACCCGGCGCCGACGCCGCTGGGACCGACGCCGGCGCTGCCTACGTCGTGTTCGGATCGAGCGACCCCGAAGGGAGCAACTCGCTGTCCGACGCGGACGTGAGGCTGACCGGCGAGGCCGCCGGCGACGAGGCCGGCTACTCCGTGTCGGCCGCGGGCTCCGGCGACGTCACCTGTGACGGCGTCGACGACCTGCTGGTCGGTGCGCCCGGCTCCGACGCCGCCGCGACGAACGCCGGAGCGGCGTACATCGTCGCCGGCGGCACGGACGAAGCGAACCGGAGCCTGGCCGACGCACAGGCGACGTTGCTCGGCGAGGCCGACGGCGACCGCGCGGGCCGCGCCGTCGCGGACGGCGAAGACCTGAACGGCGACGGCGACGAGGACGTCGTCATCGGTGCGCCGTACAACGACCCGCACCCCGACGCCGGTGCCACGTACGTCGTCCACGGGGACTGCGCCGCGGAAGACACCGCCACGGAGAAAGACACCGAAACGCGCGAGCGGACCGGGACGCCCAAGGACACCGAGACGCCCGAGAAAACGCCGACGAAGACCGAGACGACCGAACGGACTCCCAAGGACACCGAGACGCGGGAGAAGACCCCCGAGGACACCGCAACGCCGGCGGCGGACACGCCGACGGAGACGAGAACGGAGGCCGACACGCCGACGGACCACGAGACGGCGGCGGAGACCGAGACGCCGAAGGGAACACCGACGGAGGCGCCCACGGAGAAGCCCGCGACGCAGACCCAGGAGGCCGAGACACCTACTGAGAAGCCGGAGACGCCAGGCGAACTACCCGAAACGCCGACTGAAAAGCCCGAGACCCCGACCGAGGAACCGGAAACGCCAGATACGCCTGACACTCCAGATACGCCCGATACGCCGGACAAGCCCGATACGCCGGACAAGCCCGATACGCCTGACACGCCTGACACTCCGGACACCCCGGACACCCCAGACACGCCAACCGACACACCCGATACTCCGACTGACACACCTGAGACGCCAACCGATACGCCTGAGACTCCGACAGACACGCCCGAGACGCCAACCGATACCCCCGACACGCCAACCGACACACCCGATACTCCGACTGACACACCTGAGACGCCAACCGATACGCCTGAGACTCCGACTGACACACCCGATACTCCGACAGACACGCCTGAGACGCCAACCGACACGCCCGCTACGCCAACCGATACGCCCGAGACCCCGACTGAAGACGACCGTGCCGCCATCAGCTACGTCCTCCTCTGTACGACCGACGAGGGCGCGCCGTCAGTCGGCGGGGCGGGATCCGGCGACTGCCCGTCGGGAGAGCCCTTCGTACGCTGGGAGTGGACCGGCAGCACGTTCGCCCCCGAGGGCGATTCGGCCGGGACGTCGGTGACGGCGACCGAGTTCAAGGAACCCGGCGAACCGGTCGCAGCCACGTGGTCCTCGAGCACCTACGAGGTGACCGGTGCCGTCGTCGGCGCGGGCGGGGAGACGTGCACCTACGGCGGCGGATCGGGAGATCTCCCCCAGAGCGGAACGGTCGAGAGCTGTCCCGGCTCCGCCGGTCAGTGA
- a CDS encoding DUF7344 domain-containing protein yields the protein MTVTQADQGQSIDQVIGAIADERRRTCLAVLGDRDGSVPVTDLAAAVAARSSGVSLIEVSDEHHRQVLTDLVHAQLPALAEADLVDWDRDAGVVAAADHPALTDDAVEELLAVDEAGWDEVLSALSDARRRRVLAVIAAAGEAERDALVRRVLAGERDCEPDAVSDDDVSDAAVEFHHVHLPVLQRAGLLAYDGDAAEYLGHPALDVDRLPLAADAPGAWADDAGDATGDSGTSGDAVRTIDGRADVIERGQRLIDGADEELFLMITTDGLLEEACVEKLRAATDRGVDVYVGSQTPAVRDLVREEVPDAMLWEPQLDWMNFPPRRERVGHLVFADREAVMVGTLGRETDDGVRRETAVTGEGAGNTLVLLLRELLGSRLDHLDEQSPDFRSQIPL from the coding sequence ATGACCGTCACGCAGGCGGATCAGGGGCAGTCGATCGATCAGGTGATTGGGGCGATCGCGGACGAGCGGCGCCGCACGTGTCTCGCGGTTCTGGGGGACCGCGACGGCTCCGTTCCGGTCACGGACCTCGCCGCGGCGGTCGCGGCCCGGAGCAGCGGCGTCTCGCTGATCGAAGTGAGCGACGAACACCACCGGCAGGTACTGACCGACCTCGTCCACGCGCAGCTCCCGGCGCTGGCCGAGGCCGACCTCGTCGACTGGGACCGCGACGCGGGGGTCGTCGCGGCCGCCGACCACCCGGCGCTGACCGACGACGCCGTCGAGGAACTCCTGGCCGTCGACGAGGCGGGCTGGGACGAGGTCCTCTCCGCGCTGTCCGACGCCCGACGCCGCCGGGTGCTCGCCGTTATCGCCGCCGCCGGCGAGGCCGAGCGCGACGCACTCGTCCGGCGCGTCCTCGCCGGCGAGCGCGATTGCGAACCCGACGCGGTGTCCGACGACGACGTCTCCGACGCCGCCGTCGAGTTCCACCACGTCCACCTCCCGGTGCTCCAGCGGGCCGGCCTCCTCGCCTACGACGGCGACGCGGCCGAGTACCTGGGCCACCCCGCCCTCGACGTCGACCGGCTCCCGCTGGCCGCGGACGCGCCCGGGGCGTGGGCCGACGACGCCGGCGACGCGACCGGCGACAGTGGGACCAGCGGCGACGCTGTTCGGACGATCGACGGCCGGGCAGACGTGATCGAGCGCGGCCAGCGCCTCATCGACGGGGCCGACGAGGAGCTGTTCCTGATGATCACAACCGACGGCCTCCTCGAAGAGGCCTGCGTCGAGAAGCTCCGGGCCGCCACCGACCGCGGGGTCGACGTCTACGTCGGCTCGCAGACGCCCGCCGTCCGCGACCTGGTCCGCGAGGAGGTGCCCGACGCGATGCTCTGGGAGCCCCAGCTGGACTGGATGAACTTCCCGCCCCGCCGCGAGCGGGTCGGCCACCTCGTGTTCGCCGACCGCGAGGCCGTCATGGTCGGGACGCTCGGCCGGGAGACCGACGACGGCGTCCGCCGCGAGACGGCCGTCACAGGCGAGGGGGCCGGCAACACGCTCGTGCTCCTGCTGCGGGAGCTGCTGGGCAGCCGGCTGGACCACCTCGACGAGCAGAGCCCGGATTTCCGCTCGCAGATTCCGCTGTGA
- a CDS encoding DUF7562 family protein has product MLGSRRSRDAVTCIACGESVPRAKAREYDKHGDRWDRRDKEFEYLCKPCHGELTHQPRSGLEDLLAAVEDEADDRDAFLHRYQEFVEQRQD; this is encoded by the coding sequence ATGCTTGGCTCCCGGCGTTCCCGCGACGCCGTCACCTGCATCGCATGCGGCGAGTCGGTCCCCCGGGCCAAGGCTCGCGAGTACGACAAGCACGGCGACCGATGGGATCGTCGCGACAAGGAGTTCGAGTACCTTTGCAAGCCCTGTCACGGCGAACTCACCCACCAGCCCCGCTCCGGCCTCGAGGACCTGCTCGCCGCCGTCGAGGACGAGGCCGACGACCGCGATGCCTTCCTCCATCGCTATCAGGAGTTCGTCGAGCAGCGCCAGGACTGA